From a region of the Acanthochromis polyacanthus isolate Apoly-LR-REF ecotype Palm Island chromosome 3, KAUST_Apoly_ChrSc, whole genome shotgun sequence genome:
- the adra1d gene encoding alpha-1D adrenergic receptor, whose amino-acid sequence MTDSNSRNESNYGMYFTGAFNGSVLDQIFPNDSVTTCRNFTMDSQVVGVGIFLSVFILVAIVGNILVILSVVCNKHLQTVTNFFIVNLAMADLLLSIIVLPFSASLEVLGCWVFGRVFCNIWAAVDVLCCTASILSLCIISVDRYIGVKYCLKYPTIMTERKAVAILLLVWVSSTVISVGPLLGWKEPPPVDDSICSITEEPGYALFSSLFSFYLPLMVILIMYFRVYVVARRTTKSLEAGVKRERDKSVEVVLRIHCRSVLEDARPSSSKNSKNNPLRSSLSVRLMKFSREKKAAKTLAIVVGMFILCWLPFFFFLPMGSFFPALKPSETVFKVIFWLGYFNSCINPIIYPCSSKEFQRAFTRLLRCQCHQKRRVLRRFYDQRWRSAVKGMTRDQRGDYKPGYIVHESYGSSLLQKGKGRSLGFKRWSLFPPLQKSSFQLKEKVNNLSNKIKGGTGKGSTPAVSRIETVDTVSMGIYNSCEQSSYQFYDLAECYGLKETDI is encoded by the exons ATGACAGACTCTAACTCGAGGAACGAGAGCAACTATGGGATGTATTTCACTGGAGCTTTCAATGGATCCGTTCTGGATCAGATCTTTCCAAATGACAGCGTCACAACAtgcagaaacttcacgatggaCTCGCAGGTCGTCGGAGTGGGAATCTTCCTCTCCGTTTTTATTCTGGTGGCGATTGTTGGAAATATCTTGGTCATCCTCTCTGTGGTCTGCAACAAACACTTACAGACCGTCACAAACTTCTTCATCGTCAACTTGGCCATGGCAGACCTGCTGCTGAGCATCATCGTGCTGCCCTTCTCTGCGTCTCTGGAGGTCCTGGGATGCTGGGTGTTTGGCCGGGTTTTCTGCAACATCTGGGCAGCGGTGGATGTGCTCTGCTGCACCGCATCCATCCTCAGCCTCTGCATCATCTCCGTCGACCGGTATATTGGGGTGAAATACTGCCTTAAATACCCCACCATTATGAcagagaggaaggctgtggctatttTGCTACTTGTGTGGGTCTCATCCACGGTCATCTCCGTCGGTCCGCTCCTGGGATGGAAGGAGCCGCCGCCGGTGGACGACAGCATCTGCAGCATCACGGAGGAACCGGGCTACGCGctcttctcctctcttttctcctTCTACCTCCCGCTCATGGTCATCCTCATCATGTACTTCAGGGTGTACGTGGTGGCCCGCAGGACTACCAAGAGCCTGGAAGCGGGCGTGAAACGGGAGAGGGACAAGTCTGTGGAGGTGGTGCTGCGGATACACTGTCGCAGCGTGCTGGAGGACGCGCGTCCGAGCAGCTCCAAGAACAGCAAGAACAACCCGCTCCGAAGTTCGCTGTCAGTGCGCCTCATGAAGTTCTCCAGGGAGAAAAAGGCTGCGAAAACCCTCGCCATCGTAGTGGGGATGTTCATCCTCTGCTGGCtgccctttttcttctttttgccaATGG GTTCCTTCTTCCCGGCACTGAAACCCTCAGAAACTGTGTTCAAGGTGATCTTTTGGCTGGGATATTTCAACAGCTGCATCAACCCCATCATCTACCCCTGCTCCAGCAAGGAGTTCCAGCGGGCTTTCACTCGGCTCCTCAGGTGCCAGTGTCACCAAAAGCGGAGGGTCCTGCGCCGCTTCTATGACCAGAGGTGGCGGTCAGCTGTCAAAGGAATGACAAGGGATCAGAGGGGAGACTATAAGCCCGGCTACATCGTGCACGAATCCTATGGCAGCTCTTTGTTACAAAAGGGGAAAGGGCGCTCGCTGGGTTTCAAGAGATGGAGTCTGTTTCCACCCCTGCAGAAGTCCTCCTTCCAGCTCAAAGAGAAAGTGAACAATCTGTCAAATAAAATCAAAGGAGGGACAGGGAAGGGTTCCACACCAGCAGTGAGCCGGATAGAGACGGTCGACACGGTCTCTATGGGGATTTACAACTCTTGTGAGCAGAGCAGTTATCAGTTCTATGATCTGGCAGAATGCTATGGCCTGAAAGAGACTGACATTTAA